A portion of the Bacteroides faecium genome contains these proteins:
- a CDS encoding LacI family DNA-binding transcriptional regulator encodes MSKSRVTIKDLAKELKISTSTVSRALCDKWDVNPETRKAVLELAEKWNYKPNPISLSLKQSQSMFIGVIVPEFVNSFFSEVIMGIQSVLNPEGYHVLIMQSNESHENELRNMQALEAQMVDGFLISVTQESENTSYFSDLIRNNFPVVFFNRICAELSAPHVVIDDYKWAFSAVEHLIRQGCRRIVHLAGSEDLLIAQKRKSGYMDALRKYGLPVDESLIIDCGIMMEKGIMAAHRILEMEKLPDGIFAVNDPVAIGAMKTLQKNRIRIPEDIAVAGFSESKEALIVEPNLTSVEQPTFEMGRNAAQLLLEQIKHNSNNEDKLPSKSIILDAKLNIRESSLKKTS; translated from the coding sequence ATGAGTAAATCAAGAGTGACTATCAAGGATTTAGCCAAGGAGTTGAAGATTTCGACTTCCACTGTTTCCAGAGCCTTGTGTGATAAATGGGACGTCAATCCGGAAACACGCAAAGCGGTTCTGGAGCTTGCGGAAAAGTGGAATTATAAGCCGAATCCGATTTCTTTGAGCCTGAAACAAAGCCAGTCCATGTTTATTGGAGTGATTGTCCCTGAGTTTGTCAACTCCTTCTTTTCGGAGGTAATTATGGGCATTCAGAGTGTGCTCAATCCTGAAGGATACCATGTGCTGATTATGCAGTCTAACGAGTCGCACGAGAATGAATTGCGGAATATGCAGGCGTTGGAAGCGCAGATGGTAGACGGCTTTTTGATTTCGGTTACCCAGGAATCAGAAAACACCAGTTACTTCTCTGATTTGATTCGGAATAATTTCCCCGTGGTTTTCTTCAATCGGATTTGTGCGGAGCTGTCTGCTCCCCATGTGGTTATTGATGATTATAAATGGGCTTTTTCTGCGGTCGAACATTTGATACGGCAAGGATGCAGGCGGATCGTCCATTTGGCGGGTTCTGAAGATTTGCTCATTGCACAGAAACGTAAGAGCGGATATATGGATGCCTTGCGAAAGTATGGCTTGCCGGTCGACGAGTCCTTGATTATCGACTGCGGAATAATGATGGAAAAAGGGATAATGGCTGCCCACCGGATTCTTGAAATGGAAAAATTGCCGGATGGAATCTTTGCAGTGAATGACCCCGTAGCAATAGGAGCGATGAAAACGCTTCAGAAAAACAGAATCCGTATCCCGGAAGATATAGCGGTAGCCGGCTTCTCCGAATCAAAAGAAGCACTTATCGTGGAACCTAACCTGACTAGCGTGGAGCAGCCGACTTTTGAAATGGGGAGGAATGCCGCGCAATTGTTATTGGAACAAATCAAGCATAATAGCAATAATGAAGATAAACTGCCGTCGAAGTCAATCATTCTGGATGCAAAACTAAATATCAGAGAATCTTCTCTTAAAAAGACGAGTTGA
- a CDS encoding SusC/RagA family TonB-linked outer membrane protein, which produces MNSVAIAQQAKTRTVIGSVIDFETGEPIIGASVAVAGKSVGTISDLDGNFSIRVDGDNINLEVSFIGYEKQTVTVADGKKLTVRLRAVSELLEEVVITAYGSGPRKDLTGAIAKANVQDMRKAPVFNFEESLAGRVAGVQVTSSDGQPGSDLQIVIRGNNSVTQDNSPLYVVDGFPLEMAVGNMLNPEEIESIEILKDASATAIYGARGANGVILVTTKKGKVSSPTVTYSGWVGVQQIIKKQEMLDPYEFVRYQLEADYNVYSKRYLAGERTLEDYRNIEGINWQDKVYRDALVHSHNIAVRGGTEKTRYSVSGSLVDQQGIMLNSGYKKYQGRFVLDQTINKKIKMGINANYTYSKKYGTIVSESQTSPTASLMYALWGYRPVAGVNDSDLLNDLYDESTDPTTDLRINPLMAAENEYNPLFTYNFIGNAYFEYKILKNLTLKITGGYNKIHQRKEVFFNSNSRGGHRYSNNKVNGWITNTERTSLLNENTLTYDVPLKKGHRLKVLGGFTVQDNGTFIDEIRAINVPNEALGIAGLDEGELTSATISKTANGLVSYLGRADYNYKSKYLLTVSFRADGSSKFPKNNRWAYFPSASAAWGFGEEKFVKNIKWISSGKLRAGIGTTGNNRVTDYAALTALQITADSGYSTGNTPGKGVVPKTLGNPKLKWETTVQTNIGLDMSFLDNRISLTADYYYKKTKDLLLNATLAPSMGYLSAYRNVGSVSNSGLEFTIDTKNIQTKEFSWTSSFNISFNRNKVLSLNDDEPSLASRVNWGNFNNAYPYIAIPGHPIAMFYGHIFDGVYQYTDFDKVGESYILKDGVPNNGNAREKIQPGDIKFKDINRDGVVNDYDLTIIGNPNPKHIGGFGNNFQYKNFDLNVFFQWSYGGDVLNANRIEFEGGDPNARTSLNMFASFANRWTPENQTNELYRIGGQGPAVYSSRTIEDGSFLRLKTVSLGYRLPNAWLKKINIKSLKVYASAQNLITWTKYSGPDPEVSTRPTALTPSFDWSPYPRPRTLTLGVDISF; this is translated from the coding sequence ATGAACAGTGTAGCGATTGCCCAACAGGCAAAAACGCGAACGGTAATTGGCTCGGTGATTGATTTTGAAACAGGAGAACCTATTATCGGGGCTTCTGTAGCGGTCGCCGGGAAAAGCGTGGGTACTATCAGCGACCTGGATGGGAATTTTTCTATCCGGGTGGATGGCGATAACATAAATCTGGAGGTTTCTTTTATCGGATACGAGAAGCAGACGGTGACGGTAGCGGATGGAAAGAAACTGACCGTTCGCTTACGTGCCGTTTCGGAATTGTTGGAGGAAGTGGTGATTACTGCATATGGTTCCGGCCCTCGTAAGGATTTGACGGGAGCTATTGCAAAGGCTAATGTGCAAGATATGCGTAAAGCGCCGGTTTTTAATTTTGAAGAAAGTCTTGCGGGGCGTGTAGCAGGTGTACAGGTAACTTCGTCCGACGGACAGCCGGGCAGTGACTTGCAGATTGTCATTCGTGGTAATAACTCGGTGACGCAGGATAACTCTCCATTGTATGTAGTGGATGGCTTTCCGCTGGAAATGGCAGTGGGAAATATGCTGAATCCCGAAGAAATCGAGTCTATTGAAATCTTGAAAGATGCGTCGGCAACGGCTATCTATGGTGCGAGAGGTGCGAATGGGGTGATTTTGGTAACTACAAAGAAAGGGAAGGTCAGTTCGCCTACCGTGACATACAGTGGTTGGGTAGGTGTACAGCAAATTATCAAGAAGCAGGAAATGCTTGATCCTTATGAGTTTGTACGCTATCAGTTGGAAGCGGACTACAACGTTTACAGTAAGCGTTATTTGGCTGGTGAAAGGACATTGGAAGATTATCGCAATATTGAAGGTATCAACTGGCAGGACAAGGTGTACAGGGATGCTTTGGTACATAGCCACAATATAGCTGTCAGGGGTGGTACTGAAAAGACGAGATACTCTGTTTCGGGTTCGTTGGTAGACCAGCAAGGTATTATGCTGAACAGCGGTTACAAAAAATATCAAGGTCGTTTCGTACTTGACCAGACAATCAATAAGAAAATAAAAATGGGCATTAATGCCAACTATACATATTCGAAGAAATATGGTACCATTGTTTCTGAATCGCAGACCAGTCCTACGGCAAGTTTGATGTATGCATTGTGGGGATACCGTCCGGTGGCAGGTGTCAACGATAGTGATTTATTGAACGATTTGTATGATGAATCAACCGATCCGACTACCGACCTTCGTATCAATCCCCTGATGGCAGCCGAGAATGAGTATAATCCGTTATTCACCTACAATTTCATCGGAAACGCTTATTTTGAATATAAGATTTTGAAGAATCTGACTCTTAAGATTACTGGTGGATATAATAAGATACATCAACGGAAAGAAGTATTTTTCAACTCTAACTCGCGGGGTGGACATCGCTATAGCAATAATAAGGTGAACGGTTGGATTACCAACACGGAACGGACTAGCTTACTGAATGAAAATACCTTGACATATGATGTCCCTTTAAAAAAAGGCCATCGTCTAAAAGTGCTGGGTGGTTTTACTGTGCAGGATAATGGTACGTTTATTGATGAAATCAGAGCGATTAATGTCCCTAACGAGGCATTGGGAATTGCCGGACTGGATGAAGGCGAACTGACTTCCGCCACTATCAGCAAGACAGCCAACGGCTTGGTTTCTTATTTGGGAAGAGCAGACTATAATTATAAGTCTAAATATCTGTTGACTGTTTCATTCCGTGCCGACGGTTCGTCGAAGTTCCCGAAGAATAACCGTTGGGCTTATTTCCCGTCTGCTTCTGCCGCATGGGGATTCGGTGAAGAGAAATTCGTAAAAAATATCAAATGGATTAGCAGCGGTAAGCTGAGAGCCGGTATCGGTACGACGGGCAACAACCGCGTGACGGACTATGCTGCATTGACAGCCCTGCAGATAACGGCAGACTCCGGATACAGCACAGGTAATACACCGGGTAAAGGAGTAGTGCCAAAAACGTTGGGAAATCCCAAACTGAAATGGGAGACTACCGTACAGACTAACATTGGATTGGACATGTCGTTCCTGGATAACCGGATTTCGTTAACGGCAGATTATTACTATAAGAAAACGAAAGACTTGCTGTTGAATGCTACATTGGCACCGAGCATGGGATATTTGTCGGCTTACAGAAATGTAGGATCGGTTTCCAATTCGGGACTTGAGTTCACCATCGACACTAAAAACATACAAACGAAAGAGTTCTCCTGGACTTCCAGCTTTAACATCTCGTTCAACCGCAACAAAGTTTTGTCTTTGAACGATGATGAACCGAGCCTGGCAAGCCGTGTGAACTGGGGTAATTTCAACAATGCTTATCCTTATATTGCCATTCCCGGGCATCCGATTGCTATGTTCTACGGACATATTTTTGACGGGGTTTACCAGTACACGGATTTCGATAAGGTAGGAGAGTCATATATACTGAAAGACGGTGTCCCCAATAATGGGAATGCACGTGAGAAGATTCAGCCGGGAGATATCAAATTCAAGGATATCAATCGCGACGGAGTGGTGAATGACTATGACCTGACTATTATCGGTAACCCGAATCCGAAGCACATCGGTGGATTCGGCAATAACTTCCAGTACAAGAACTTCGACCTGAACGTATTCTTCCAATGGAGCTATGGCGGCGATGTGTTGAATGCCAACCGTATTGAGTTTGAAGGTGGCGATCCGAATGCCCGTACCTCACTCAATATGTTTGCTTCGTTTGCAAATCGTTGGACTCCCGAAAACCAGACGAACGAACTTTACCGGATAGGTGGGCAAGGACCGGCTGTTTATTCATCGCGTACCATTGAAGACGGTTCTTTCCTGCGTCTGAAAACAGTATCATTGGGATACAGACTGCCGAACGCATGGCTGAAAAAGATAAATATCAAGTCATTGAAAGTATATGCTTCTGCGCAGAACTTGATTACATGGACCAAATATTCAGGACCGGATCCGGAGGTTTCCACTCGCCCCACGGCGTTGACGCCCTCTTTCGACTGGTCCCCTTATCCAAGACCGAGAACTTTAACATTAGGAGTTGACATTTCTTTTTAA